The Prinia subflava isolate CZ2003 ecotype Zambia chromosome 13, Cam_Psub_1.2, whole genome shotgun sequence genome contains a region encoding:
- the SPIRE2 gene encoding protein spire homolog 2, giving the protein MARAGAGPPRELSLEEVLKCYEQPLNEEQAWALCFQGCRAAAASPVAPAPLRTADIRLRADGSLRLPAPPHDLPALLTPSAEAQMVQSLGFAVYRALDWGLDENEERELSPRLEQLIDLMTNSDSEDSGCATADEGYGGQDEEEEGGEGPPRSVRTFGQAMRCCAARLADPAGAPAHYQAVCRALFAETVELMAFLAKIRDAKELLQKLKEDEEEEERPAAELGNLRNTDWARLWVQLMRELRHGVKLKKVQEKQFNPLPTEYQLTPFEMLMQDIRARNYKLRKVMVDGDIPPRVKKDAHELILDFIRSRPPLKQASERRLRPLPQKQRTLHEKILEEIRQERKLRPVEQKGYSSLPCIPHACAGHLTSSSCLELSLCPASAMPVRPRPRVLLKAPTLAEMEEMNLSEDEDSPATEVPLKRDRSFSEQDLAQLQSQLGGDQAVPREPEPLQPEPRPRSGSVPASCHPLPDGPAVPRAALSAVEERPEDGSSAGPASSSKHLWLEFSHPVESLALTVEEMINVRRVLVKAEMEKFLQSKELYSSLRRGKVCCCCRAKFPLFSWPASCFFCKRSVCSSCSLKMKMPSKKLAHIPVYALGFESLPGSLLPKAPPLRRREPFHSLSGPCWRRVEEEFPHIYAQGSVLRDVCSDCAGFVTDVVSSSRRSVAVLNASAASRRHAKARSLYSDAWLK; this is encoded by the exons ATggcgcgggcgggcgcggggccgccgcgggagctgtccctggaggaGGTGCTGAAGTGCTACGAGCAGCCGCTGAACGAGGAGCAGGCTTGGGCGCTCTGCTTCCAGGGctgccgcgccgccgccgcctcccccgtGGCCCCCGCGCCGCTCCGCACCGCCGACATCCGCCTCCGCGCCGACGGCTCCCTCCgcctgcccgccccgccgcaCG ACCTGCCCGCGCTGCTGACGCCCTCTGCCGAAGCCCAG ATGGTGCAGTCGCTGGGCTTTGCCGTGTACCGGGCGCTGGACTGGGGACTGGACGAGAACGAGGAGCGGGAGCTGAGCCCGCGCCTGGAGCAGCTCATCGACCTGATGACCAACAGCGACTCCGAGGACAGCGGCTGCGCCACGGCCGACGAGGGCTACGGGGggcaggatgaggaggaggaggggggcgAGGGGCCGCCCCGCTCCGTGCGCACCTTCGGTCAGGCCATGCGCTGCTGTGCCGCCCGCCTGGCCGACCCCGCCGGCGCCCCGGCGCACTACCAGGCTGTCTGCCGTGCCCTCTTCGCAGAGACCGTGGAGCTCATGGCCTTCCTCGCCAAGATCCGCGATGCCAAGGAG ctgctgcagaagctgaaggaggatgaggaagaggaggagcggccagcagcagagctgggcaacCTGCGCAACACAGACTGG GCCCGGCTGTGGGTGCAGCTGATGCGGGAGCTGCGGCACGGGGTGAAGCTGAAGAAGGTGCAGGAGAAGCAGTTCAACCCTCTGCCCACCGAGTACCAGCTCACTCCCTTCGAGATGCTCATGCAGGACATCCGCGCCCGCAACTACAAACTGCGCAAGGTCATG gtgGATGGAGACATCCCCCCCCGGGTGAAGAAAGATGCCCACGAGCTCATACTTGACTTCATCCGCTCCCGGCCCCCCCTGAAGCAG GCATCAGAGCGGCGGCTGCGGCCACTGCCCCAGAAGCAGAGGACGCTCCATGAGAAGATCCTGGAGGAGATCAGGCAGGAGCGGAAGCTCCGGCCCGTGGAGCAGAAAG GTTACAGCTCCTTGCCCTGCATCCCACACGCCTGTGCCGGCCACCtgacctccagctcctgcctggagctgtccctgtgcccggCCAGCGCCATGCCTGTGCGCCCACGGCCACGTGTCCTGCTCAAGGCGCCCACCCTGGCCGAGATGGAGGAGATGAACCTCTCCGAG GATGAGGACTCTCCGGCCACGGAGGTGCCGCTGAAGCGGGATCGCTCCTTCTCGGAGCAGgacctggcacagctgcagagccagctgggGGGTGACCAAGCTGTGCCTCGGGAGCCAGAGCCGCTGCAgcccgagccccggccccgctcag gctccGTCCCCGCCAGCTGCCACCCGCTGCCAGATGGCCCAGCAGTGCCCCGAGCTGCCCTCAGTGCTGTGGAGGAGAGGCCAGAGGATGGATCCAGTGCTGGCCCCGCCAGCAGCTCCAAGCACCTCTGGCTG GAGTTCAGCCACCCTGTGGAGAGCCTGGCCCTGACCGTGGAAGAGATGATCAACGTGCGCAGGGTGCTGGTCAAGGCTGAGATGGAGAAGTTCCTGCAGAGCAAGGAGCTGTACAGCAGCCTGCGGAGGGGGAag gtctgctgctgctgcagggccaagtttcctctcttctcctggCCCGCGTCGTGTTTCTTCTGCAAACG gtcTGTCTGTAGCTCCTGCAGTCTAAAG ATGAAGATGCCTTCCAAGAAGCTGGCTCACATCCCCGTCTACGCGCTGGGCTTCGAGAGCCTGCCGGGCTCGCTGCTGCCCAAGGCCCCGCCGCTGCGCCGGAGGGAGCCCTTCCA CTCACTCTCGGGGCCGTGCTGGCGCCGGGTGGAGGAGGAATTCCCGCACATCTACGCCCAGGGCTCGGTCCTGCGCGACGTCTGCTCCGACTGCGCCGGCTTCGTCACGGACGTGGTCAGCTCCAGCCGCCGCAGCGTGGCCGTGCTCAACGCCAGCGCCGCGTCCCGGCGCCACGCCAAGGCCCGCTCCCTCTACAGCGACGCGTGGCTCAAGTGA